cccgtTCAGCATAGCGAGAACCGGCGggagttgatgttcatcttGGTGACCCCGATGAGCTTGAGGGGCGTGGagaggctgaaggagctgacGAGGGGGAAGTCACAGAAGAGGTCGGCGAGCTCGTCCCTCTCCTCCAGCTCGTAGGTGGCATCGTTGAGCATGCGCTGGTGCAGGTGGCACGTCTGCTCGATCTTCAGCTTGTTGATGTCGCTGCGCAGCCGCATCAGCTGCCTGGCCAGCTGCTGGTCCTGCAGGCGCATTTCTGCCTGCAACGGGGAGGGAAGAGGGGTTTTAGTGGCAAATTCgctgcctccctgctccaggctgcacCAGATGGTGGGGAATGGAAGGATGTTGAGGTGCTTGGATGCGTCCAAGAAGGGCGACAAGGCTGGTGAAGCTTGATGTagctcaagctacgtcagggaaggtataggttggatattaggaaaaaataataataataaagtactggaatgctcttcccagggaggtggtagaatcaccatctctggatgtgtttaaataaagactggacatggcacttggtgctatagtctagttgaggtgttaggttggactcgatgatctctTCCAgcctcattattctgtgattctgtgaagggtctggagcactaGCCCTGGTaaagaggggctgggggggctcagtctgaagaaaaggagactcaggggagacctcatcACTCTGCACAAGTCCCTGTTAGAAGGTGCAGCGAGGTGGGGGTCAggttctgctcccagggaacagcaACAGGATGAGGGGACACAGCCTTAAGCTGCTCCAGAGGAAGTTTAGgctggacattaggaaaaagTCCTTTACATAAAGAGTGATTGGGCATGGagtgggctgcccagggaggtgatagagtcaccatccctgggggggTTTAAAAAAAGGCTGAATGTGTCATGGTCaggttgacaaggtggtgtcatgtcataggttggactcaatctcaaaggtcttttccaacctagctGATTCTGTGAACTCATCTAGAGGTGCTCAGTCTGTGAAGGAGACAGGGATCTTCCAAGCCAGCAATGCATCCCAAAAAAAATACCAGCTCAGGATGGGGAATTTTTAACAATTGAGAAATCTGTGCCTGCTCATATTTTCAGGAGCACCAGGAAAGTGGAATCaaagctgtgccaaggctgtTGGCTTGGGTATCTGTCAGGCTTCAGAGCCTCCATTTCAACATTAAACAAAGCCCAAATTAATTTTGCTCATaaggcagcagccacagggagacagagcaatTAGAGGTGGAAAGGACCAATTAAAAGAACACTAAATAACTGATCCCCAAATACTCAGCCTGGGTTTCTAGCCTGCATAAATCAGAGCTGGCCCATGACAGAGTCCACCTCATCTGTGGATTATTTTATCTCAGTAATTTGAAGTGGCTCTCAGGATGGGACCTCCATGGTTTCCCACAGGACACAAAACTACAACCTCCAAGCTAATGATCTAAGTGTTTTGgaggtatttttttctcccctggcACCTGGTTTGGGAAGGTGGAAGATTCAGAAGTAATGAAAGGAAAGAGGtcttttattagaaaaaaaaaaaaatctagctCATAATTAAGAAAATTCACTGCCACAGGATGCTGTGGGTAGTGAAGGAAGGAGTGAACACTTGGTGTGGGAGTCAGCCTGGAAAACaggggaaggcagggctggaaaagcaaagcaagacAATTCCCACTTCCCACCCCACTTCCCTCCTCacagaaaagcaacaaaaccacaaaagctACAAAGAGAAGAAGGTGGGAAAGAAGCTGAACAGGCTcacaggaggggctggaacaggATGATCTccaaggccccttccaactcagccAGTTCTAGGAGACTGTGATTCTACATTTTGGGATAAATTTCCCTTTCCTGGATTTTAGCAGCATGGATGTGATCAGACCATATCAGTTTCCCTCCAGGCTGAAAATTAGCTGCTCAGTTTGTGGGTAcagacacagctctgggggaaGGGGGTAAATTAttcctggcctggtggcttgtGCGTGAAGATACAGGAGAGAAGGGAGGAGGGAAGACCCACAGAGACCCTGGTATTCCTACATGAGACCTTTCCATGACCCCTTTCCAAGGGCTGCTGTGAGGAGGGTGTGAACCAGAGCAGCCTCAGGGTTGTTTTAGCTTGTGCCATAATCCTTCCTCCTCCAGGCAagcagagaatcccagaatgatttgggttggaagagactttaaagctcatccagttccacccctgccatgggcagggacaccttccactatcccaggttgctccaagcccatccaacctggcctcggACCAGGGATGGGAACTTGTGCAagggcctcaccactctcacagggaaaagttattttctaatatctaaatcccttcaaacccaaaccattctatgattctctgacACTACAGAGGCATCCTGGAGGACCTTGTCTTATGCTCCCAGACAGCAATAAGACTCCAGCTTGGTTGTCTGGAGAGGATTAAGTCACCTTTGTACCAATCTCTGAGtgaatctctctctctctctcaggaAATCTCTCTCAAATTGTTGGCAGGGTTGTGGTAAATTACCTttatcaaaaaaaccccactatttCCTCTCAGACCTCATAACCTGTGCCCCCAGCAAAGCAATGCCACTTGGCAGCTTTCATTCTTCCACCTGAGCtacaataaaaaaccccaaactattCTGTTGGTATTTTGCCCTGTCTCACAACAAATGCTGACATTTTATCAGGAGGTGATCACAGGTGTTATTGAAGTGACCCTGGGTCATTCTTTCTTCTTGGTGTATCAAGTTACCTAAGAAATGCCAACAAAGGCTTTCATTGAATATTTGGAAGAATGTGGGATTAAAAAAGCCTctgctgtcaaaaaaaaaaaaaaagaaaaaagaaaaaagaaaaaatccccaacattTAAAAGAGAATTATGAGGCCATTGTGCAGAGAGCTGTGAGTTAtaggtgcttttttttttctcttacaaaCCAGCTTTACATTTTTTgactgctttttgttttccctcttttgAGGAATCTGTTTGATTTCACACAAGCTGGAAGGCAAAGCCCTCTAGAAAATAAAGATAAGGAACAAAGCCTGGCAGTGGTTGACTAAaaccatgtggatgtggcacttggggacatggtttagtggcagccttggcagtgctgggttaagagctggactcaatgatctttgagggcttttccagccttaagAATTCCATGTTTCTATGAGAGGATGATGTGCACAAGGAGGAGATGGAAGATGGGGTGAGGGCTGTCACTGCCTGTGCTCCTTGGAAGGCTGCCTTGTCTTCCCAAGGGCTTGGGAGTTCCTAGCCTGGTGACAGGTCCTGtggaggcagctctgtggggtgaCAGCTGGGCAAAGGGTGGAGCTCATGAAaactgagctgctctgcagggcatgAACTCTCACTCCCCACACTCATCCCTGGGGCTTGGCTTGAGATGCAAACCCCCTGCCCTGCATCCATGGAGTACCATTAAACACTGCTCTGTTCAAACCCCCCCAGAATATTTAATGGAATTTCAGCCAGAACCCAGGaatcctccttctccttccctttcccagaGGCTCTGCACAAATACTAAAGCCATTCCCCCCGTCCCATGCTGAGGACCAAACAATCACTGGAAAGGATGAGTGATGTCCCTTGAAAAGCAGCGTTGTCAGGCCAGCAGAGCCCACAAAGCTGCCTGGCAATGAATAATGGGATTACAGGGGCCACACCACGGGAAGCcgtggggtttttggtttgcaGAGTTCACCCACGAGGTAACTCCACACTCCAGTTCATCCgtgtgaggcagcagcaggatccCACACACGGATGCAGCATCCTGGAGAAACCTGTGGGGAGCATCCAGCAGAAGCCAGGCTTTGGATTTCCTTTGATCCTCTCATGGCAAGGGCAGGAAGAGCCTCAGGTGTGTCTTGCTCATGAAAACCAACATTTTAACACATTCTGCCCCAGCtgtttctcaccagcatggatGGGGAATGTTGTTGGAAAGGACAGGATGTCACGTTGAAATTCCAGGCTGGAAGGGGGAACAAAACTCAGGTCCTTCCTGGCAGTAAAGCAACTGCTGGATTTAAATGCAAAGCTGGACCACCAGATTTTATTAATCTAGGGGGGATTTTCTGCTTGGATTGAGCCTCAGAGTCTCCCAGGGATGTTTAACagaggtgagagagagaaagctctggatatattttttcctgatttccaGTCTAGGTGGCTCATCCTAAATAGCTACAAGCAATTGCCTTCAATTTTGTCTTCAACAGAGAGGAAGACCAATAATTTTCCCATTTCCAGCAGTCCATCTTTTCTCTGCATTGCTTTTGagggattttcagcaggcagcacctCGAGGCACAGAGATGAGGAGCTCTGTGAGATTTCCCTCTCTTCCCAAAAGAGAAGAATCCCATGGATAAAGTCCCAGCCTGGCCCATGAAGGTCAGGGGGATGGTctgtggagaggcagctgctcccacagggccagctctttttatttccaaaagatcaaaataaactgaaatgtGAATTGGCACTTTCCTGAGTGCAAGCACAAAGAAGCGCAGGCCACTTGTCAGATCCTTGCTGAACCCTTCAAACCAGCCCACACTgtctgtgttttggtttggggctTCTTCAGAGGTGCTCAGATGCCACCCTGTCATGGCTAATTTTAGGTGCTCACGCCCTTGTGGTGCAACCCACAGCCCCAGATGAGTTAACCCAGATCTTTCTGGAGTGCCTGGGAGTTCTCCACCACCACCAGGAGAGCTTTCTTTGCCAGCTGGACCATGCCATGGGTCCCAAGTCTCACTCTTCCTCAGAGTTGTTTAGGCTGTGTTGACTCCCTCTCTCCCCAAAGCAGTGGCTGCACCAAACTGACCCTTGGGGATGCTCCTGTTCCATAACAAATCCTAAACTCTTCCCTAGTTTCAGCAATTTAACAGTGGAagtcacagagtcacagaatggtctgggttggaaaggactttaaaACTCATCttattccaccccctgccatggccagggacaccttccactatcccagattTCTCCAAGCActgtccagcctgaccttggacacttccagggatccaggggcagccacagcttctctgggcaccctgtgccagggcctccccaccctcataATGAGGAAATTTTGTGCTGCATTGTTGTTTAAATTCACTCAAGAACTTGTTCAGCCAATATGAGTATCCcaaatggaaataaaagcatttaatatttaatttaaaggaATCTGACTGACAGGACATAGGTGTTTTATGATTTCCCAGGAGGGCCCATCAGAAATGTGTGTTCCTTTTCGAGTCTTTCCTGCATTCTGTCTCACACCCCTCAGATTTCAGTGCCAAACTGGTGAATTTGAGATAGAAAACTCATTTTTTCCTAAAAGGACAAAGTTAGAACTGTTCTAAGATGTCCCTGTTCACAGGGCTGTACTTTAGCCATACTTAGGAGGGAGAGGACTTTGAGTGAATAATTTTATAACTTGTAAAACCTGGCAAATTTCAGAAGGAAAGAGCAAAGTGTGACCCCTCCAGCCCTCGAGtctgtcaccatccctgggctggTGATGGCTTTGCTCTCAGCACAGATGAGGAGCTGCCACACTTGACAGTGCAAAGGCAAACACAAGGGCAGAGaagaggcaggaggagctggggagggaaatgctccagccccagggcagctcagcacGAGCTGAGAGCTGCAATTTGCTCCTACACCTCCACAGAGCCTCTCAGCACAAAAACAAGAGCAGTTTGCATGTCTGAATCAATCAGTTTCTCGGGGCCAGGTTCTCAGCAGGGCCCAGCTGACGTGGCTGGCTGGGTTTGTGTCAGTCCCACAAACCTGGGCCTGGCACGGGTCACGCGAGGTGACAGGCCCAGAAAAGCAGATAGACAATAAaacattgttttggttttttttttattttgcttcagtTCTCAATGTGAGCAGTCTGAACCTGGCTGAAGTCAAATCAGAGCAGACTCTGAAGACACAGAGGAAAATTTCTGCGTTAGATGATGGCTTTTGTGTGTGTTGGGAGTGACAAGAGACAGGGCAAGAGGAAaaggcctcaagttgcaccaagagaggtttaaattggatattaggaaaaaaattcttcagcaAAAGGATTTTCCAGCCCTAGCACAACTGCCCAGAACAGTGGAGGAGTCCCCATCCCAGGAGGGATTTGAAAGCTGTGTGTGTggcttggggacatggtttagtgctggccttggcagtgctggggagtgGCTGGACTCGATCTTAAAGGGCTTTCCCAACCTAAACCCTTCTATGATACACCAAATTTactctcctgcctctgctgcttttagctgggatagagttaaatCCAAACCTGGGTGGTCCTGTACAAATTGCCTGATGGGAACAGTCCCCAGCATGTGCAAACTCCTGAAGCTCCAAGTGcttggcaggagctcctgggacAAGTCAGAACCATTCCAGGGTGATGCAGTTGAAACAACCCAGCCTGAACacgctgggagctgtgctgagggCTGGGGGTGATGGAGCTGCACACTCTGCATTTCTCTCCCTAAGGACAGGGCTGCTGCACTTCTTTCCTGCATGGAAAGAATCCCCACATTCACCAGCTTTTGCCCCTTCATTGGCTAGGTGAACCCTACAGACCCTAAATAACCTCAttgtggaatcacagaatcatggaagggtttgggtgggaagggaccttaaaactcatcttgtccaccttgccatgggcagggacaccttccattatcccaggtcactccaagccccatccagcctggccttggacacttccagggatccaggagcagctacaacttctctgggcatccTATGGCAGggcttcaccaccctcacagggaacaattccttcccagtatcccatctaaccctgccctctggcagtgggaagccattccctgtgtcctgtcccgcCAGGTCgttgtcccaagtccctctccatctttcttgtaggctccttCAGGAACTGAAAGACACCATTAGCTCCTCCCaaagccttctccaggctgaacaatcccaattgtctcagcctttcctcatagcagagctgctccatccctctgctcatcctggtgcctcctctggactccttccagcagctccaggtcctccctgtgctgggtcagctctgcaggtggggtctcacctgagagGGGCAGAGGGGGCTGAATCCcctctcccctgtcccctgctgcccacactggggGATCAGCCCAGGGTCTGGCTGGTTTCTGGGCTTCATTCTGCTGTGGAACCTTCCTGATGGCTTTGCTACCACAGCAaggaaaggcaaggaaaaaTCTCTGTGTTGGGATCTTTGGAAGCTTCTTCCTTTACTTGAGAAGAAACTGCATTTCACCCTTGAAATGTAATGTGAAATGCACCTTTTGGTTCCAGCACCATGTGATGGGAtggcctggctgtgctccctctGCCTGCTGGCAGCTCTTACCCACACTCGTGCCTCCAGCTCAGCTATTTCACCCTGTAGTCAGTCAAAAAATTGCTCTCTCTTTTGGGGAAATTGTTCTAAATTACCAGTCACGTCCAGATCCAGCAAAGACCGGTATAATTAAGTGGCTGGGAAATGGAAAGTGAGGAACAATTAGGGTTTGCTTGGCCTTTTCTGGTCTTTAATTCAAACTTTCAGTTTTTGACAGATGGTGGTTTAGATACCACACCCGAGTTTAAGGGGTAGAATCAGACTCTGACACAATTTGTACTTCCATCATGGGCAGAGATtgaaagaaaaccccaaatcttttaaaattcagGGTTCTGAGAAGGAAAATCTGCTTCTTACTCTCTTTGATCATCTTGAGATTTGGGGTTTCCATCAAGTGTGAATTTAAGATTACACCCAGATTCAGGTCACAGATCTGGAGCTGAggctctccagagcactgaGGGGTTGTAGGGGATCATCTCAAAGCTGTTCCTAATAGTTCTGAATTCCTGAAAGCATGATCCTAAGAAACCAAGTCACCAAAGTGCAATATCCAGAGCCACCTCTGTAAATGAATCCTCACTGGACCAGGGGAGCTGGGTGAATGCAGCAACAGAAAGTTGACAAATCAACGTTATCTGAAGCAAAAGTCACAAAGAAATCTTTAaaactgttattaatttttgtGAGAAGCTTTCCTCAAAGATTTCAGTGTTTCTCAAAAACAAAGTGTCTGCACAAGAACATTTTCACAAGTGTTGGCCACAAGTGATGTCCCAGCCCCCGTTGCAAATATTCCTGCTGGGACTCACAGGCAAAACTCCAACTGGGCAACAGAAACAAAGCCACGTGTCATGAGTCACTTCCAGTGTTTTGGGCcaaataataaagaaatttCATGCCAGTGATGAGAAGGGAAGTGTGTTTTTGTTGTCTGATTGATTCTACTCTTGTGAAGAGCACCTGAGCTCAGTCTCCAGCTGCTCTGACAGTGACATCCCCCTCCTATCGACCtccagagaatcacagaataccctgagctggaagggacccacaaggatcatcaagtccaactcctggccctgcacaggacaacccCAAAATCACTGTATGAGCCTGAGAGTGTTTTCCAAACatttcttgagctctgtcaggatTGGTGCATCCCCCTGGGAATtatccccaggctgtgctgactCCTGAGCTCGGCTGGGAGCTGGGTCAGGCCCAGGATAAATTTGTGCCAAAAACCATGATAGCAAAGTGACAGAGAAAAGGTGAattccagccctggctctctGAATTTTCCTAGCACAGGTTCCTAGAAAAGACAAAGCATTTTTGTTCCCTCCTTTTCTGTGAAATGTCCAGCACATAACCACCAGAAATAAACAGATGTGGGAGACAGAGCCCAAGGCTGGCATGGGGGGATGACTGAAATGTGAACAGGGTTTGAATCAAGAAAAAAGCAACAGAAGATGAGCCTGGAAGAGCCAGGTGTGGCAAACACAATGAGTGATGGAAAATACAATGAGTGATGGAAAACACAAGGACTGATTGTTGCCTTTCCACCTGGGGCTGAAGGCAGGTGGCAACAAGGAGTTTCCCCACTCTTTCATTTTTATCCCTCTTGAAAATTTGTGCTAACAGGGACAGGCAATCACTTACCAGCTCCTTCCTGAGCCACGTCAGAGCTTCGTCAATGCTCTCAAAGCCACCTATCCTCCCTGAGGTGACAGTCCCCttgtcctgggcagggctccCGTTGAGGTGCAGCTGCACCTTCCTCATGGGGACAGTCTCCCCCGGGGTCTTTTTGGCCTTGGTGGCCTCATCCTCCCTGTCTCCCTCTGACTGGGGGCTCTTCCAAGCCTGCTCCTCCAGCTTTGCCTTCCATTCCAAGTAGGAAGGGCGCCTGGTCTCCAGTCTCAGCTTCTCTGTCAATGCCTTGAGGGTCCTCAGGTGATCATCTGGAGGAGGAACCCCCCCCGAGCCAGCATCCGTGCTGTCCAGAGCCTCTTCTATTTGGATTTGGGGCACAGACATCCTGTCTGGGAGTCCAAAGGCATAGAGgtgggctggaaaggaccagGGATGGAGATGAGAATGCTCAAGGTGTGACCAGGTGTCACAAGGGGTTCAGCGCAGCTCCCTGGAGGACAGCTGAGGTGTGGGTCCCTCCTCAAGCACCAAACCAGCCTTGAATGAACAcctagaagaagaaaaaaaaaaaaggattggttttgagaaggaaaagggagtgAGGAAAGTGAGACAGCTcttgctggagcaggggagtgAGGGTTTTGGGAGAGGCTCAGTGCCAAGGTGCTGCAGGGGAGGGTGACCTCACCTCGGTTATCTGAGTGCTCTGGGGCAGGAACAGACAGGCTCTGGCTTTTAGCAAAGCTCTGGTTACCTACACCTCCAATCTTAACTCAAGGGGCCACAGAAGGGTGGCCAATGAGGCCAGGAGACATTCCCAGACCCCAAGGTCCTCTGGagacagcagtggctgctgctggatgttGGGCTGTCTGGTTTTGCTCATCTTCTGCCTGGCAAACCCACATTTCCCCATCTGAGCAAATCAGGCCCAGATGAAATAGGGAAACCTGAAAGAGGGGAagtttagattaaatattagggagaaattcttccctgtgagggtggggaggccctggcacagattgcccagagaagctgtggctgcccctggatccctggcagtgtccaaggccaggctggatgaggcttggagcagcctgggacagtgggaggtgtccctgtccatagCAGGGGGTGGagtctttaaggtccttccaacaaaccattctgtgattctgcaaaCCCAAACTTCTCCCAAGAGTTTGAGTCAAAAGGAGAACTGGAAAAAGGGACTCATTCTTCCCCACACCACACTCCCCTCCAGTTTAAGATCTGAGTTTAGTTTAAGATCTGTTTAAGATCTGGGTTTAGTTCTGGGTTTGCTAAAGCTGCAGCCTGAGGATTCAGCTCCCTCCTGGCCCCCTGGCTCCAGTCAGGAACATGGCCCCAGCCAGGGGAGGAACTAACAGTGGGGCTGGCATGGTCTGGGCTTAGACACCCAGGGAGACTTGGACTTGTGGTTTCCATCTCTGGCCACGTCCAGTTTGTCCAGTAGGAATGGTCCCTTGTAAACACCCCTaggtgcagcagcacagagaagcCAGGACCTTCCTCCCCACTTCTCTTCCTGCCAGCACTCATGGAAGCTGTGCCCAAAGCTGGTCTGACAAACCCTGGGACCTGGAGGGGCAGAAAACTCCTCAAGAGTTAAGCTCAGGCAGCTTCCGTGTTCATTTGCCAGCAGGATCAGATAAAGACATTCTCAAGGTCGTGTGCTCATCTATAGCTGAGCTAGGAATAGATCCAGAGCTCTCCTCTGAACATCAGGCACAAAACAAAACGCTTTTCGGCCTGCCTGGTGAGGTGCCTGGAAAACCAGGCAGGATGTGTGCAGCTTCCTAGAGTTAGTTACCCAGCCATTCCTCTCCCTGCCATTTCCACAAAGGCATGTGCAGCTCTGAAATCCAGACCATAATTACGCCTCTCCAACCTTTTGAGTAAGAAGattcaatttaaaataaacactgaGTGAGAGTAAGACTTATCCCGACAATTGTGTGGGGGGCACACGAGCTGGAGGAGGAGTTGTGAGTGTACACACAGACAGTGTGGGGGTGGAGGATTAGTCATGTTGTGCTCTCCTTCCTGCTCCTATTTATGTTAATGAGAGTTTTACAGGGAGagggagcacacacagacactctgGCTGGTTGAAGCCAACAGCTCTCGTGCCTGGAACAGCAACaattttccttcttctgttgaaaaagagaagggaaagcagTGGGCTGCCCTGGTGGAAaggtgctctgcagggctcagggcatGTCGATGAATTTAcctttcctcctgctccagcctccccaaatcaataaagaaaaacaagtaaTGACTCTAAAGACCTCGTTTCTGAGCTTTTTTCTCTGTTCTATGAGACCTCTGTGGAGATTGTTGAGAGTGGCCCAAACCCAGCAGTCCCAGAGTGCTGCAATTTCACACTGGGCTGCTGGATTTGCTAATCCCCAGCAAAGATCATATTTTTATCATTTTCTGGATGCCACAGCTACAAAACAGAGCCCCACACAAACTCTTTTGTCCTGCTTTTCAGCATGTATGGAATCCTCAGGGTGGCAATGGCCCCTGGTATttgagccctgggcacagctcagttATCATTTAGAGCATTGGAGCATGAAAACAGAACAGCAGCTTGGAGCATCCCCTTTGTCACAACCCTGCTGTCATCTCCCCCTCCCTGTCACCGCAACTCCCAGCAGCTTTGGAGGAGATTTGGTTTTTCTACCCTAAAAGCAGCATTGATTCAGCCCATCCTTCACTTTCTCTCTGGTGTAAGATGAAACATCTCAttccctctgcagggacaccccctAAATTGGCAGCATTCCTCAGCCTGTCCAAACTCCAAAGTGACAGAAGGGAGCCACCTCTAGTTTCCTATCAATATCTTGGATTTGGCTCAAAGACCTGCTGTGGAGAAAGAGATCTGAAAGTTTTAAGTGTGAGAAAAATGCCCTTGTGCTGTAACACAAACCCTTAGAGTTACCAAATTCCCAGGAACAAGCCTGCCTCTGGCTCAAATCCACATCCTCCCAGTCTCCCTGCCCTAGGCCTGGCTCCCCCTGGGCTAGCCTGTGTGAGGGGATTTAAGTGATTAATCCTTGATTTGTCTCATTATCACACCTGCCACAGGGAGTTTGTGCCACTCCTAATTAGGGGTGACGAGTTCAGCCCCAAAACAGGGTGAGGGTTTGCTCACACCTCGCTAAGAACCTCTGCTCATGGGTTCCCCCCTTCCCTTAGATGAatcctgaaagcacagagcacaACAGGTCACTGAGACAGCAATAAAAAAcactttaatttctttcttgtgTTAGGTTTCCACTGGAGAAGTCAACTGACCTACCCCAAGGGATCAGCAGAAGCACCAGCCGAGGATGGAGAAATAATAGGAATGTTAAACTGGGAGTTCAGCAATtagcccaggaggagctgtggggagcaaattattcttcttccttcactgtTCCTGGTGGACTGTGGGTTCCTCTAACACCATTTCTTATtgcagaagagcagcagtggctgcaggagTCTGTGTTAGAGGAATTCTGCTCCTctggaggctgggaaggcaAAAAAGCCTCGATATGAGACAAAAGCTCAGCTGATAGAAACTTTTTTGCCCACACACACCACGGGTGACGCTTCTGGCGTGGAGCAAACAGGGCAGAGGCAATGCTTCAGGCTGTGAATGACCTTCAAAAAGCACCTCAGCCCctttgtgcctcagtttccctctcaCTGAGAAGTCAGTCCGTGCACCTGGCCTTCAGGGGAAAAGCTCTGAGGGTTTTCAGAGATGTACAGAATTCacctctgtgtccccagctctCATCTGAGTGCTCGTGCTCACACTCCAGTGGGTGCAGGGACACCCCCTGTGATCCGTGGAGTTTGGGATCTGGTTCCCCTGATTCCATTTGCTCTGAAGGGTTCACAGGGCTCACACAGATATCCCCTGCTCCTACAGAGAAAACCCCTGGAGTAAATCCAacctgccagcaccaccacccagctctgcagcccccagcagcagaggaggacCCTGAGCCTGGAAAGGTGGGATGAAGGAACACCAAGGTGGGGACAGTGCCTGGTGTGCAGGGAGAGCTCTGTTTGCCTCCCTCCATGCACAGCAATGACACGGGGATGGGGTGGGGGTGACTGACCCCCCTGGAGGACTCTGACCCACCCTGAGtgtctgcagcaggctgggagaggggcagagaggaggagatgccAGTGAGAAGGGGTTGCCATAGCAATGGAGTACTCTGGCTGCTCACGGAGGTGGATGGATGTTCCGGAGCAtcctcagggcagcagagacTCTGAGGCCTCAGGAATGGGGTGAGGGAAGGAGAGACCCATCAGGATCaacgctgcagctccctggagctggTGGTTCCCTTTCAGGGTGGTTGCACATCACTCATTCCT
The genomic region above belongs to Passer domesticus isolate bPasDom1 chromosome 3, bPasDom1.hap1, whole genome shotgun sequence and contains:
- the FAM167A gene encoding protein FAM167A, encoding MSVPQIQIEEALDSTDAGSGGVPPPDDHLRTLKALTEKLRLETRRPSYLEWKAKLEEQAWKSPQSEGDREDEATKAKKTPGETVPMRKVQLHLNGSPAQDKGTVTSGRIGGFESIDEALTWLRKELAEMRLQDQQLARQLMRLRSDINKLKIEQTCHLHQRMLNDATYELEERDELADLFCDFPLVSSFSLSTPLKLIGVTKMNINSRRFSLC